The proteins below are encoded in one region of Micromonospora yangpuensis:
- a CDS encoding acetoacetate decarboxylase family protein, which yields MSTLRGFGNPLSPTGRAALVDPPPHHISADAIQVVYRVDPDKARAYLPDGLELHPDALAYAYVADMVKVSESQPDQAWVEPQASQYQEGILGLYCTYQGQPGRFSAFIWVSEDWSVVFGHYMGFAKKQGLIHKTKIQPANPALGPVGPGTRLRGTVDRFSHRIFNVDIQLTEKIDDDAIPSHGHRVYTYRHIPSPSPDVADQRQLFALDLDRATTIDAWRGTGGVEIKTDAFNEDLDGFQPLEIVDAFTFQRGWTTKAGATLLREDHA from the coding sequence ATGTCCACGCTCCGAGGGTTCGGCAATCCACTCTCCCCGACCGGCCGAGCGGCGCTCGTCGACCCGCCGCCGCACCACATCAGCGCCGACGCGATCCAGGTCGTCTACCGGGTTGACCCGGACAAGGCCCGGGCGTACCTGCCGGACGGGCTCGAACTGCACCCGGACGCGCTCGCCTACGCGTACGTGGCCGACATGGTCAAGGTCAGCGAGAGCCAGCCCGACCAGGCCTGGGTGGAACCGCAGGCCTCCCAGTACCAGGAGGGCATCCTCGGCCTCTACTGCACCTACCAGGGGCAGCCCGGCCGGTTCAGCGCCTTCATCTGGGTCAGCGAGGACTGGTCGGTGGTCTTCGGCCACTACATGGGCTTCGCCAAGAAGCAGGGCCTGATCCACAAGACGAAGATCCAGCCGGCCAACCCGGCGCTCGGCCCGGTCGGGCCCGGCACCCGGTTGCGCGGCACCGTCGACCGGTTCAGCCACCGGATCTTCAACGTCGACATCCAGCTCACCGAGAAGATCGACGACGACGCGATCCCCTCGCACGGCCACCGCGTCTACACCTACCGGCACATCCCGTCGCCCAGCCCGGACGTGGCCGACCAGCGGCAGTTGTTCGCCCTCGACCTGGACCGGGCCACCACCATCGACGCCTGGCGGGGCACCGGCGGCGTGGAGATCAAGACCGACGCGTTCAACGAGGACCTCGACGGCTTCCAGCCGCTGGAGATCGTCGACGCGTTCACCTTCCAACGTGGCTGGACCACCAAGGCCGGCGCGACCCTGCTGCGAGAGGACCACGCATGA
- a CDS encoding aminopeptidase yields the protein MTDWAALQVAKAARNVVDTSLAVRPGEQVLVAADHNSDQAVVDALLAAVASAGAEGTLVVQPARVRAGEPANTVMAAALAGADVIISPTSTALSFTPELKQALNRGARAIVMTGVTRAELTGGAGVADYEEVYRITKPLSDAITAGSRMRITSAQGSDLTASLEGVTCGVGASFAREPGQISSYPSGEAWSAPATGTGQGVLVADGSAHQLGKLREPIRVHFTDGRAVRIEGGAQADELRQMIDGVENGDNLGELSIGTNPAARFLGNITEDKKQVGTVHFALGNSVVGGTVKAPIHVDLLLLTPTVEVDGEILVQDGKIVKTA from the coding sequence ATGACCGACTGGGCCGCACTCCAGGTCGCCAAGGCCGCCCGCAACGTCGTCGACACCTCCCTCGCGGTACGCCCCGGCGAGCAGGTACTGGTCGCCGCCGACCACAACTCCGACCAGGCGGTGGTGGACGCGCTGCTGGCCGCCGTCGCCTCGGCCGGGGCCGAGGGCACCCTGGTGGTGCAGCCGGCCCGGGTCCGCGCCGGCGAGCCGGCCAACACGGTGATGGCAGCCGCCCTGGCCGGCGCCGACGTGATCATCTCGCCGACCTCGACCGCGCTGAGCTTCACCCCGGAGCTGAAGCAGGCCCTCAACCGGGGCGCGCGGGCCATCGTGATGACCGGGGTGACCCGGGCCGAGCTGACCGGTGGGGCCGGGGTGGCCGACTACGAGGAGGTCTACCGGATCACCAAGCCGCTCTCCGACGCGATCACCGCCGGCTCCCGGATGCGGATCACCTCCGCCCAGGGTTCCGACCTGACCGCCTCGCTGGAGGGGGTCACCTGCGGCGTCGGGGCGTCCTTCGCCCGGGAGCCCGGCCAGATCTCCAGCTACCCCAGCGGCGAGGCGTGGAGCGCGCCGGCCACCGGCACCGGGCAGGGCGTGCTGGTCGCCGACGGCTCGGCCCACCAGCTCGGCAAGCTGCGCGAGCCGATCCGGGTGCACTTCACCGACGGCCGGGCGGTCCGGATCGAGGGCGGCGCACAGGCCGACGAGCTGCGCCAGATGATCGACGGGGTGGAGAACGGCGACAACCTGGGCGAGCTGTCCATCGGCACCAACCCGGCGGCCCGGTTCCTCGGCAACATCACCGAGGACAAGAAGCAGGTAGGCACCGTCCACTTCGCCCTCGGCAACAGCGTCGTCGGCGGCACGGTCAAGGCCCCGATCCACGTCGACCTGCTGCTGCTCACCCCGACCGTCGAGGTGGACGGGGAGATCCTGGTCCAGGACGGCAAGATCGTGAAAACCGCATGA
- a CDS encoding amidohydrolase family protein: MSVPAIDTHTHFWPRGLLAAGRAGRDWYGWRALTEGNGKRAFALGRTVLAFDPPEVDLDDPTARLAGRTAAQGIAFEAVQVAGFLFNYHLDAARGAAFCRELNTELAELQAAAPQRYRGLAQLPLQDRDAALATLDHAVRELGLRHFVITPAVNGRNLDDPQILPVLEAMAEAGVTVNVHPAFFDKLGAGDRLSRYYFESSFAAPVEASIGLMSVIHSGLLDRHPDLRMCFTHGGGIAIHSLGRFDHRWHMIGAAQRSMARPPSEYLAAGNLFYDVLVHDVRALELVVERVGVDQLTIGTDHPFAWDHPGGAANWIRDADFLDAEAREKILWRNAARLYDLDTTVGPWGDPASAVSG, from the coding sequence ATGAGCGTACCGGCGATCGACACGCACACCCACTTCTGGCCCCGGGGGCTGCTCGCGGCCGGTCGCGCCGGGCGGGACTGGTACGGCTGGCGGGCGCTGACCGAGGGCAACGGGAAACGGGCCTTCGCGTTGGGGCGTACCGTGCTGGCCTTCGACCCGCCGGAGGTCGACCTGGACGATCCGACGGCCCGGCTCGCCGGTCGGACCGCCGCCCAGGGCATCGCCTTCGAAGCGGTGCAGGTCGCCGGCTTCCTGTTCAACTACCACCTCGACGCGGCCCGGGGCGCGGCCTTCTGCCGGGAGCTCAACACCGAGCTGGCCGAGTTGCAGGCCGCCGCGCCGCAACGCTACCGGGGGCTGGCCCAGCTGCCCCTGCAGGACCGCGACGCCGCCCTGGCCACCCTGGACCACGCGGTCCGGGAACTGGGCCTGCGGCACTTCGTCATCACCCCGGCGGTCAACGGCCGCAACCTGGACGATCCGCAGATCCTGCCGGTGCTGGAGGCGATGGCCGAGGCCGGGGTCACGGTGAACGTGCACCCGGCCTTCTTCGACAAGCTCGGCGCGGGCGACCGGCTCAGCCGGTACTACTTCGAGAGTTCCTTCGCCGCGCCGGTGGAGGCCAGCATCGGGCTGATGTCGGTGATCCACTCCGGCCTGCTGGACCGCCATCCCGACCTGCGGATGTGCTTCACCCACGGCGGCGGCATCGCGATCCACTCGCTGGGCCGCTTCGACCACCGGTGGCACATGATCGGCGCGGCCCAGCGCAGCATGGCCCGGCCACCCAGCGAGTACCTGGCCGCCGGCAACCTCTTCTACGACGTGCTGGTGCACGACGTGCGGGCCCTGGAACTGGTCGTCGAACGGGTCGGGGTGGACCAGCTGACCATCGGCACCGACCACCCGTTCGCCTGGGACCACCCGGGCGGGGCGGCGAACTGGATCCGGGACGCCGACTTCCTCGACGCCGAGGCCCGGGAGAAGATCCTCTGGCGCAACGCGGCCCGCCTCTACGACCTGGACACCACCGTCGGTCCGTGGGGCGACCCCGCGTCGGCGGTGTCGGGGTGA
- a CDS encoding FAD-dependent oxidoreductase, which produces MSDCDVVVAGAGGAGLAAALAAAQAGRTVVLAEARETFRQGSNTAMSTSMIPAAGTRWQAEAQVTDSPARFLDDIRAKTHGQADPVVAVALTTVAAELVDWLADACGVPLELVTDFSYPGHSAYRCHSVPDRSGASLHRALLDAAANLDDLHLVVPARLVDVRTDERGAVRAAVLQRPDGSREEIDTAAVVLATNGFAADADLVGRHLPEIAGGVYHGGEASRGDALHLAERLGLDTGCLDAYQGHGSLAVPESILLTWAVVMHGGWLADAAGRRFGDETVGYSEYAVKVLARPGGRAWAVYDQRIHQACLAFKDYLDVVEAGAVRWADDLAQLAAATGLPVDALTATMNEANAAASGAGADRFGRTTWAGPLRPPFAAVRVTGALFHTQGGLLVDRHARVLRGGTPVPGLYAAGGAAVGISGHGAGGYLAGNGLLAALGLGFLAGRHAADHGSR; this is translated from the coding sequence GTGAGCGACTGTGACGTGGTGGTGGCCGGTGCCGGTGGCGCCGGCCTCGCCGCCGCGCTCGCCGCCGCCCAGGCCGGCCGGACGGTGGTGCTGGCCGAGGCGCGGGAGACCTTCCGGCAGGGCAGCAACACCGCGATGAGCACCTCGATGATCCCGGCCGCCGGCACCCGCTGGCAGGCCGAGGCGCAGGTCACCGACTCGCCGGCCCGGTTCCTCGACGACATCCGGGCCAAGACCCACGGCCAGGCCGACCCGGTGGTCGCGGTCGCGCTCACCACCGTCGCCGCCGAGCTGGTCGACTGGCTGGCCGACGCCTGCGGGGTACCGCTGGAACTGGTCACCGACTTCAGCTACCCCGGGCACTCGGCGTACCGGTGCCACAGCGTGCCGGACCGCTCCGGGGCGAGCCTGCACCGGGCGCTGCTGGACGCCGCGGCGAACCTGGACGACCTGCACCTGGTGGTACCGGCCCGGCTGGTCGACGTGCGCACCGACGAGCGCGGCGCGGTGCGCGCCGCCGTGCTGCAACGACCCGACGGCAGCCGGGAGGAGATCGACACGGCAGCCGTGGTGCTGGCCACCAACGGCTTCGCCGCCGACGCCGACCTGGTCGGCCGGCACCTGCCGGAGATCGCCGGCGGGGTCTACCACGGCGGGGAGGCCTCCCGGGGCGACGCGCTGCACCTGGCCGAGCGGCTGGGCCTGGACACCGGCTGCCTCGACGCGTACCAGGGGCACGGGTCGCTGGCCGTGCCGGAGTCGATCCTGCTCACCTGGGCGGTGGTCATGCACGGCGGCTGGTTGGCCGACGCCGCCGGCCGGCGCTTCGGCGACGAGACGGTCGGCTACTCCGAGTACGCCGTCAAGGTGCTGGCCCGCCCCGGCGGCCGGGCCTGGGCCGTCTACGACCAGCGGATCCACCAGGCCTGCCTGGCATTCAAGGACTACCTGGACGTGGTGGAGGCCGGTGCGGTGCGCTGGGCCGACGACCTGGCCCAACTGGCCGCCGCCACCGGGCTGCCGGTGGACGCGTTGACCGCCACCATGAACGAGGCGAACGCCGCCGCCTCCGGTGCCGGGGCCGACCGCTTCGGCCGTACCACGTGGGCGGGCCCGTTGCGGCCACCGTTCGCGGCGGTCCGGGTCACCGGCGCGCTCTTCCACACCCAGGGCGGGCTCCTGGTCGACCGGCACGCCCGGGTGCTACGCGGCGGGACCCCGGTGCCCGGCCTGTACGCCGCAGGTGGCGCCGCCGTCGGGATCTCCGGCCACGGTGCCGGCGGCTACCTGGCCGGCAACGGTCTGCTGGCCGCCCTCGGCCTGGGCTTCCTCGCCGGCCGCCACGCGGCGGATCACGGCAGCCGCTGA
- a CDS encoding dihydroorotase has translation MTHDLLITNARVVRPGTADPVPAAIAVDGGTITAIGPQLRPEDAREVVDARGRLAFPGAVDGHQHWGIYNPLDVDTDSESRASAQGGVTTGLTYMRTGQYYLNRGGSYAEFFPEVLKLSQDRSYVDYAFHLAPMQAGHIDELGQLVDDFGVSSFKIFMFYGSHGLHGRSADQSSFLMTPPGERYDLAHFEFVMRGVQRVRAERPELADGISLSLHCETAEIMAAYTKLVEEAGDLKGLAAYSASRPAHSEGLAITMASYLAHETGLPAINLLHLSGEKAMSAALRMAQAFPHVDFRREVTIGHLLATYDTAAGLGGKVNPPLRAESDRLALWQAVLDGHVDWVVSDHACCRDEAKFGTDRDDVFLAKSGFGGAEYLLPGLITEGRRHGLPLGRVAELLSANPAKRYGLWPRKGDLAPGFDADIVLVDPDRTWTVRAQESDSTQEYTPFEGFELTARVDEVWLRGNRILRDGAVVGTPTGRYLRRPVRD, from the coding sequence ATGACCCATGACCTGCTCATCACCAACGCGCGAGTGGTGCGACCCGGGACAGCGGATCCCGTCCCGGCCGCCATCGCGGTCGACGGTGGCACCATCACCGCGATCGGGCCGCAGCTGCGACCCGAGGACGCCCGGGAGGTCGTCGACGCCCGAGGCCGGCTGGCCTTCCCCGGCGCCGTCGACGGCCACCAGCACTGGGGCATCTACAACCCGCTGGACGTCGACACCGACAGCGAGTCGCGGGCGTCGGCACAGGGCGGGGTGACCACCGGCCTGACCTACATGCGCACCGGCCAGTACTACCTCAACCGGGGCGGCAGCTACGCCGAGTTCTTCCCCGAGGTGCTCAAGCTCAGCCAGGACCGCTCGTACGTCGACTACGCGTTCCACCTCGCCCCCATGCAGGCCGGGCACATCGACGAGCTGGGCCAACTGGTCGACGACTTCGGGGTCTCCTCGTTCAAGATCTTCATGTTCTACGGCTCACACGGGCTGCACGGCCGCTCGGCCGACCAGTCGTCGTTCCTGATGACCCCGCCCGGCGAGCGCTACGACCTGGCACACTTCGAGTTCGTCATGCGGGGCGTGCAGCGGGTCCGCGCCGAACGGCCCGAGCTGGCCGACGGGATCAGCCTCTCGCTGCACTGCGAGACGGCCGAGATCATGGCCGCCTACACCAAGCTGGTCGAGGAGGCCGGCGATCTGAAGGGCCTGGCCGCGTACAGCGCGTCACGGCCGGCACACTCGGAGGGGCTGGCCATCACCATGGCCTCGTACCTGGCCCACGAGACCGGCCTGCCGGCGATCAACCTGCTGCACCTGTCCGGCGAGAAGGCGATGTCCGCGGCGCTGCGGATGGCCCAGGCCTTCCCGCACGTGGACTTCCGCCGCGAGGTCACCATCGGCCACCTGCTGGCCACCTACGACACCGCCGCCGGGCTGGGCGGCAAGGTCAACCCGCCGCTGCGGGCCGAGTCGGACCGGCTGGCGCTCTGGCAGGCGGTGCTGGACGGGCACGTCGACTGGGTGGTCTCCGACCACGCCTGCTGCCGCGACGAGGCCAAGTTCGGCACCGACCGCGACGACGTGTTCCTGGCCAAGTCCGGCTTCGGCGGGGCCGAGTACCTGCTGCCGGGTCTGATCACCGAGGGCCGGCGGCACGGCCTGCCGCTGGGCCGGGTCGCCGAGCTGCTCAGCGCCAACCCGGCCAAGCGCTACGGGCTCTGGCCACGCAAGGGCGACCTCGCGCCGGGCTTCGACGCCGACATCGTGCTCGTCGACCCGGACCGGACCTGGACGGTACGGGCCCAGGAGAGCGACTCCACCCAGGAGTACACCCCGTTCGAGGGTTTCGAGCTGACCGCCCGGGTCGACGAAGTCTGGCTGCGCGGCAACCGGATCCTGCGCGACGGCGCGGTGGTCGGCACCCCGACCGGCCGCTACCTGCGCCGCCCGGTCCGCGACTGA
- a CDS encoding HpcH/HpaI aldolase/citrate lyase family protein produces the protein MLPRSWLYVPGHRERMLARALTSDADALIADLEDGVAAAERPQARELLTRWLGDRPVDGPAVWVRVCPSALDEDLDAVVRPGLDGIVVAKVDDAELLHRVDATLTRLEQERGLPVGRIAVSPRVESARGLRRIDAIAAAPRMLLLGLGEADLVADLGLRPGPDGLELLPARFEVVAASAAAGLAAPVGPASVNYRDLDRLRAETTALRHLGFGGRTAIHPAQLPVINEVFTPSADEVAAAERVLAAYAAGDGGAVAVAGTGTMVDEAVARSARAVLARARR, from the coding sequence ATGCTGCCCCGATCCTGGCTCTACGTCCCGGGCCACCGCGAGCGGATGCTCGCCCGCGCCCTGACCAGCGACGCCGACGCGCTCATCGCCGATCTGGAGGACGGTGTCGCCGCGGCGGAACGCCCACAGGCCCGCGAGTTGCTGACCCGCTGGCTCGGTGACCGGCCGGTCGACGGGCCGGCGGTCTGGGTACGCGTCTGCCCGAGCGCGCTGGACGAGGACCTCGACGCGGTCGTCCGTCCCGGGCTCGACGGGATCGTGGTGGCCAAGGTCGACGACGCCGAACTGCTGCACCGGGTGGACGCCACGCTGACCCGGCTGGAGCAGGAGCGGGGGTTGCCCGTCGGGCGGATCGCGGTGTCCCCCCGGGTCGAGTCGGCCCGGGGGCTGCGCCGGATCGACGCGATCGCGGCGGCCCCCCGGATGCTGCTGCTCGGCCTCGGTGAGGCCGACCTCGTCGCCGACCTGGGCCTGCGGCCGGGACCGGACGGGCTGGAGCTGCTGCCGGCACGCTTCGAGGTGGTGGCCGCCTCCGCCGCCGCCGGGCTGGCCGCGCCGGTCGGGCCGGCCTCGGTGAACTACCGCGACCTGGACCGGCTGCGCGCCGAGACGACCGCCCTGCGGCACCTGGGCTTCGGTGGCCGGACCGCCATCCACCCGGCCCAGCTGCCGGTGATCAACGAGGTCTTCACCCCCTCGGCCGACGAGGTCGCGGCGGCCGAGCGGGTACTGGCGGCGTACGCGGCCGGCGACGGCGGCGCGGTGGCGGTGGCCGGTACCGGCACGATGGTCGACGAGGCGGTGGCCCGCTCCGCCCGCGCGGTGCTGGCCCGCGCCCGCCGTTGA
- a CDS encoding selenium-binding family protein, which translates to MTRWTPDPTFYPSPRLAATAPAEKLAYVAAFDRSAQRPDAIVVLDTDPDSPDYGRVVGWTDLPYTGDEVHHFGWNACSSALCPTAPHPHVERRYLIVPGLRSSRIHVVDTRPDPRTPTVVKVIDARELAERAGYSRPHTVHCGPDGIYVSALGGADGAEGPGGIAVLDHTSFDVRGAWESDRGPQEFAYDFWWHLNHDVLVTSEWGTPSMIEDGIVGELLLGRRYGHAIHVWDLASRRHVQRLDLGDAYQMPLELRPAHDPTRTYGFVGVVINVEDLSASVWLWHRDGAGWAVTKVIDIPAEPADPADLPDLLAPFGAVPPLVTDIDLSVDDRFLYVSCWGTGELRQYDVSDPFHPVLTGSVRLGGIVRRTPHPGAPDEPLAGGPQMVEVSRDGRRVYVSNSLYGSWDDQFYPDGVGAWLARLDVDTDAGGLRPDLRFFPRGADFRGLRVHQTRLQGGDASSDSYCFP; encoded by the coding sequence ATGACCCGCTGGACCCCCGACCCGACCTTCTACCCCTCCCCCCGGCTGGCGGCGACCGCACCTGCCGAGAAGCTCGCCTACGTGGCGGCCTTCGACCGCAGCGCGCAGCGCCCCGACGCGATCGTGGTGCTCGACACCGACCCCGACTCCCCCGACTACGGGCGGGTGGTCGGCTGGACCGACCTGCCGTACACCGGCGACGAGGTCCACCACTTCGGCTGGAACGCGTGCAGCAGTGCGCTCTGCCCGACCGCCCCGCACCCGCACGTGGAGCGGCGTTACCTGATCGTGCCCGGCCTGCGGTCGTCCCGGATCCATGTCGTCGACACCCGGCCCGACCCGCGTACGCCGACGGTGGTCAAGGTGATCGACGCGCGGGAGCTGGCCGAGCGGGCCGGTTACTCCCGGCCGCACACCGTGCACTGTGGCCCGGACGGCATCTACGTCTCCGCGCTGGGCGGCGCCGACGGTGCCGAGGGCCCCGGCGGCATCGCGGTGCTCGACCACACCAGCTTCGACGTACGCGGGGCGTGGGAGTCCGACCGGGGGCCGCAGGAGTTCGCGTACGACTTCTGGTGGCACCTCAACCACGACGTGCTGGTGACCAGCGAATGGGGCACCCCGTCGATGATCGAGGATGGGATCGTCGGTGAGCTGCTGCTGGGCCGCCGCTACGGGCACGCGATCCACGTCTGGGATCTGGCCAGCCGCCGGCACGTGCAGCGGCTGGACCTCGGTGACGCGTACCAGATGCCGTTGGAGCTGCGTCCGGCGCACGACCCGACGCGCACGTACGGGTTCGTCGGGGTGGTGATCAACGTCGAGGACCTGTCCGCCTCGGTCTGGCTCTGGCACCGCGACGGTGCCGGCTGGGCGGTCACCAAGGTCATCGACATACCCGCCGAGCCGGCCGACCCCGCCGACCTGCCCGACCTGCTCGCGCCGTTCGGTGCGGTGCCGCCGCTGGTCACCGACATCGACCTGTCGGTGGACGACCGGTTCCTCTACGTCTCCTGCTGGGGCACGGGTGAGCTGCGCCAGTACGACGTCAGCGACCCGTTCCACCCGGTGCTGACCGGTTCGGTGCGCCTCGGCGGCATCGTCCGGCGTACCCCTCATCCGGGTGCGCCGGACGAGCCTCTCGCGGGCGGCCCGCAGATGGTCGAGGTGAGCCGCGACGGTCGCCGGGTGTACGTCTCCAACTCGCTCTACGGCTCCTGGGACGACCAGTTCTACCCGGACGGGGTCGGCGCGTGGCTGGCCAGACTCGACGTCGACACCGACGCCGGTGGCCTGCGGCCGGACCTGCGGTTCTTTCCGCGCGGGGCGGACTTCCGGGGGCTGCGCGTGCACCAGACCCGGTTGCAGGGCGGGGACGCCTCCTCCGACTCGTACTGTTTCCCGTGA
- a CDS encoding ABC transporter ATP-binding protein — MATRTTGELSRSAPVLTAHRVRRAFGPTVVLAGVELRIAPGEVVALLGGSGSGKSTLLRVLAGLDREATGETTVHGTAAVVFQEHRLLPWKRVAANVALGLTGPDVLGRVDRALAEVGLADRHRAWPAELSGGQAQRVAVARALVREPDLLLLDEPFGALDALTRLRMQALLRRLRAEHGFAALLVTHDVEEALLLADRVLLLDGGVIAEEVTVALGTTRTPDAEAFGVLRRHLLDRLGVPAS; from the coding sequence GTGGCGACGCGGACTACGGGCGAGCTGAGCAGGTCCGCGCCGGTGCTGACCGCCCACCGGGTACGCCGGGCGTTCGGGCCGACCGTGGTGCTGGCCGGCGTCGAGCTGCGGATCGCCCCCGGCGAGGTGGTCGCGCTGCTGGGCGGCAGCGGCTCGGGCAAGAGCACCCTGCTGCGGGTGCTCGCCGGGCTGGACCGGGAGGCCACCGGTGAGACCACCGTACACGGTACGGCCGCCGTGGTGTTCCAGGAACACCGGCTGCTGCCCTGGAAGCGGGTGGCCGCCAACGTCGCACTCGGGCTGACCGGTCCGGACGTCCTCGGCCGGGTCGACCGGGCGTTGGCCGAGGTCGGGCTCGCCGACCGGCACCGGGCCTGGCCCGCCGAACTCTCCGGCGGGCAGGCCCAGCGGGTGGCCGTGGCCCGTGCGCTGGTCCGTGAGCCCGACCTGCTCCTGCTCGACGAGCCGTTCGGCGCCCTCGACGCGCTCACCCGGCTGCGGATGCAGGCGCTGCTGCGTCGGCTGCGTGCCGAGCACGGCTTCGCCGCGCTGCTGGTCACGCACGACGTGGAGGAGGCGCTGTTGCTGGCCGACCGGGTGCTGCTGCTCGACGGCGGGGTGATCGCCGAGGAGGTGACCGTCGCGCTCGGTACCACCCGCACCCCCGATGCCGAGGCCTTCGGCGTACTACGTCGCCATCTGCTCGACCGCCTGGGCGTACCCGCGTCCTGA
- a CDS encoding ABC transporter permease — protein MSGTTLARSPLPTPAAVAAPAARPTRSGRRWRRAVSPALLLAGWELAARSGLLPAEKLPAASTVLHTGWRLARDGTLAGHLFDSLARAGLGLLIGGGLALLLGGLAGLLRLGDDLVDPPVQMARMLPHLGLVPLLIIWVGIGEPLKITLVALGAFFPIYFNTYAGIRDIDERLVEAARTCGLGQLARLRHVILPGALPALFLGLRLAIGAAWLSLVVGEQVNAQSGIGFLMMEAREFSQTDVVVLGLLVYALLGLASDLALRVVERRTLSWRRGLRAS, from the coding sequence GTGAGCGGCACGACGCTGGCCCGGTCGCCCCTGCCGACCCCCGCCGCCGTGGCAGCCCCGGCGGCCCGACCGACCCGGTCGGGGCGGCGGTGGCGGCGAGCCGTCAGTCCGGCGCTGCTGCTCGCCGGCTGGGAGCTGGCCGCCCGCTCCGGTCTGCTGCCGGCGGAGAAGCTGCCGGCGGCGAGCACCGTGCTCCACACCGGATGGCGGCTGGCCCGCGACGGCACCCTGGCCGGCCACCTGTTCGACTCGCTCGCCCGGGCCGGTCTCGGCCTGCTGATCGGCGGCGGACTCGCCCTGCTCCTGGGCGGCCTGGCCGGCCTGCTGCGACTCGGTGACGACCTGGTCGACCCACCCGTGCAGATGGCCCGGATGCTGCCCCACCTCGGGCTCGTCCCACTGCTGATCATCTGGGTCGGGATCGGCGAGCCCCTGAAGATCACCCTGGTCGCGCTGGGCGCGTTCTTCCCGATCTACTTCAACACCTACGCGGGCATCCGGGACATCGACGAACGACTGGTCGAGGCGGCCCGTACCTGCGGGCTGGGGCAACTCGCCCGGTTGCGGCACGTCATCCTGCCCGGCGCGCTGCCGGCACTCTTCCTCGGCCTGCGACTGGCCATCGGGGCCGCCTGGCTCAGCCTGGTCGTCGGTGAACAGGTGAACGCCCAGAGCGGCATCGGCTTCCTGATGATGGAGGCCCGTGAGTTCAGCCAGACCGACGTGGTGGTGCTCGGGCTGCTCGTCTACGCGTTGCTCGGGCTGGCGTCCGACCTGGCCCTTCGGGTGGTCGAGAGGAGGACGCTCTCGTGGCGACGCGGACTACGGGCGAGCTGA
- a CDS encoding aliphatic sulfonate ABC transporter substrate-binding protein yields MHTVATRRPARRDRLVTALLTIVALAATVGLTGCGDADAGGAGDRPLRIGYQRFGGLSLVKARNAAPEAQWSLFESGPALTEALKAGSIDLGQTGEAPPVFAAAAKIPFSIVGSSAPVPRGEAVLVRADSPYRSFADLKGRTVALNKGSNVHWLLVKLLAAHGMTLTDIEVRYLKPAEGRPAFDNGQVDAWIIWDPYFALAERPEVRVLADATGLASNREYLLAAPGVLKDRAEALRAFLATYREVTDWGIAHPDERARVLAPELKIPEETAHRALARSAQPLAPLTPAIGDELQAIADGFVALDLIPGPVDLRSRLDDRYAEVLG; encoded by the coding sequence ATGCATACCGTCGCCACCCGCCGCCCCGCCCGCCGAGACCGCCTGGTCACGGCCCTGCTCACCATCGTGGCGCTGGCCGCGACCGTCGGCCTCACCGGTTGCGGTGACGCCGACGCCGGTGGTGCTGGTGACCGGCCACTGCGGATCGGCTACCAGCGGTTCGGCGGTCTGAGCCTGGTCAAGGCGCGAAACGCCGCCCCGGAGGCGCAGTGGTCGTTGTTCGAGAGTGGTCCGGCGTTGACCGAGGCGCTCAAGGCCGGTTCGATCGACCTCGGGCAGACCGGCGAGGCGCCACCGGTCTTCGCCGCCGCCGCGAAGATCCCCTTCTCGATCGTCGGCAGCTCCGCGCCGGTGCCCCGGGGCGAGGCGGTGCTGGTCAGGGCCGACAGCCCGTACCGCAGCTTCGCCGACCTCAAAGGACGCACGGTCGCCCTGAACAAGGGCTCCAATGTGCACTGGCTGCTGGTGAAGCTGTTGGCGGCCCACGGGATGACCCTGACCGACATCGAGGTGCGGTACCTCAAGCCGGCCGAGGGGCGGCCGGCGTTCGACAACGGGCAGGTCGACGCCTGGATCATCTGGGACCCGTACTTCGCCCTGGCCGAGCGCCCCGAGGTGCGGGTACTCGCCGACGCCACCGGTCTGGCCAGCAACCGCGAGTACCTGCTCGCCGCGCCCGGGGTGCTCAAGGACCGGGCGGAGGCCCTGCGCGCCTTCCTGGCCACCTACCGCGAGGTCACCGACTGGGGCATCGCCCACCCCGACGAGCGCGCCCGGGTCCTCGCGCCGGAGCTGAAGATCCCCGAGGAGACCGCCCACCGGGCCCTGGCGCGCAGCGCCCAGCCGCTGGCTCCGCTCACCCCCGCGATCGGCGACGAACTACAGGCCATCGCGGACGGTTTCGTCGCCCTGGACCTCATCCCCGGCCCGGTCGACCTGCGGTCCCGCCTCGACGACCGGTACGCCGAGGTGCTCGGGTGA